The Deinococcus hopiensis KR-140 genome includes a window with the following:
- a CDS encoding pilus assembly FimT family protein: MESAVEVFRRKVSPQSGFTLIELIVVIAILGILMSIGLPAYQRYLSGLRVAQSAEQLARDVNKVRENAQRSNTCWGLAYKSSTQYERIRYSTPNCSDTPAEAAKSIISVLDGTLLSTSGTLTEVKFRPPYGTGDGTAVTFVITSGGNSSIGKVLRVSGVMGKVIVK; this comes from the coding sequence ATGGAATCAGCAGTAGAGGTATTCAGGAGAAAGGTGAGTCCACAGTCAGGGTTTACCCTTATTGAACTAATTGTAGTGATTGCAATTTTGGGAATTCTCATGTCTATAGGCCTTCCAGCATATCAGCGTTACCTGAGTGGCCTCAGGGTGGCACAAAGTGCTGAACAGCTGGCTCGCGACGTGAACAAAGTGCGTGAGAACGCCCAGCGCAGCAACACCTGCTGGGGCCTGGCCTATAAGTCATCTACTCAGTATGAGCGGATACGCTACTCAACTCCAAATTGTAGTGATACGCCTGCTGAAGCAGCCAAAAGCATAATTTCTGTTTTGGACGGTACCCTTCTAAGCACCAGCGGAACGCTGACTGAGGTCAAATTCAGACCTCCTTATGGAACGGGTGATGGCACCGCTGTCACTTTCGTTATTACCAGTGGGGGCAACAGCAGTATTGGAAAAGTTCTTCGAGTGAGTGGAGTTATGGGAAAGGTGATCGTAAAGTGA
- a CDS encoding PulJ/GspJ family protein, with translation MKHHSMGFTLIELLVVMAILSIMLLAITQMQGTTLAASNTLVGQANRMRELQEASGYLSDRIRSARAIQTDPSLTINGGLCMMSSTTAPCFAALVGEVRAGSTAVYGANVYMYVVYKMIPRSEVPAVDRKEDEWADTGTNTMSLVEYRQVVCEPQAYPAGSTTPGQCTTVSPAPTGYVTIPTSVPLVLPTLGNSMTMNVILDYATLDDASGAFTPFATGDIFTIKLRAKNRVNNNVRYTPISGPFTLKVKPRN, from the coding sequence ATGAAGCACCACTCGATGGGGTTCACCTTGATTGAGCTGCTGGTCGTCATGGCCATTCTGAGCATCATGTTGCTCGCCATCACCCAGATGCAGGGGACAACGCTGGCTGCCTCCAATACGCTTGTAGGGCAGGCCAACCGGATGCGGGAATTGCAGGAAGCAAGTGGTTATCTGTCTGACCGTATCCGCAGTGCCAGGGCAATTCAAACTGACCCCTCCCTAACAATTAATGGGGGTCTATGCATGATGAGCTCCACCACGGCACCGTGCTTCGCCGCTCTGGTGGGAGAAGTGCGCGCTGGATCTACTGCTGTGTACGGGGCCAACGTGTACATGTACGTGGTTTATAAGATGATTCCGCGTAGCGAAGTTCCAGCCGTCGACCGCAAAGAGGATGAGTGGGCCGACACAGGAACCAACACAATGTCCCTCGTCGAATATCGCCAGGTGGTCTGCGAGCCGCAAGCGTATCCAGCAGGCTCAACCACGCCCGGTCAATGCACGACAGTCTCGCCCGCTCCTACAGGGTACGTCACCATTCCCACCAGTGTACCCCTGGTGCTGCCCACGCTGGGTAACAGCATGACCATGAACGTGATCTTGGATTACGCCACACTAGATGACGCTTCGGGAGCTTTTACCCCTTTTGCTACCGGTGATATCTTTACCATCAAACTTCGAGCCAAGAACCGTGTGAACAACAACGTTCGATATACACCTATCAGTGGTCCGTTTACTCTAAAGGTAAAGCCGCGGAATTAA
- a CDS encoding GntR family transcriptional regulator, with product MPKYPAIKAALKERLLGNDYADGHALPSEPQLAREFDVSRMTARRAIDELEREGYLYRVQGAGTFPTGKRFQQGGFSVSPFADWSSHSDKRTQVLRAELLAATPEIAAVLNVSTGDPFIFVHRLRWDRETPIVVEKRYVDAQALPDLLSQDLSKVSVHDLLASQTRVPLTRVEQYLQAVNIWPEEAELLQVVPGTATLLIRRTAFSRERRVSYVNYWVRSDRFNFQNSFVP from the coding sequence ATGCCCAAATATCCCGCCATCAAAGCGGCACTTAAAGAACGCCTCCTGGGAAACGACTATGCGGACGGTCATGCGCTCCCCAGCGAGCCGCAACTCGCCCGAGAATTCGACGTCTCACGAATGACGGCCCGGCGCGCCATCGACGAACTCGAACGCGAAGGCTACCTCTACCGGGTTCAGGGGGCGGGGACCTTCCCAACAGGCAAACGTTTCCAGCAGGGTGGCTTTTCCGTCTCCCCTTTCGCCGATTGGTCCTCGCATTCGGACAAACGCACCCAGGTGTTGCGCGCGGAGTTGCTCGCCGCCACACCGGAGATTGCGGCGGTCCTGAACGTCTCCACGGGAGACCCGTTCATATTCGTGCACCGGTTACGCTGGGATAGGGAAACGCCCATTGTGGTCGAGAAGCGTTATGTGGACGCGCAGGCCCTCCCAGATCTGCTCTCGCAGGACTTGAGCAAGGTCAGCGTGCACGATCTGTTGGCCAGCCAGACGAGGGTTCCCCTCACTCGGGTCGAGCAGTACTTGCAGGCCGTCAACATCTGGCCGGAGGAGGCTGAGCTGTTGCAGGTCGTACCAGGCACTGCAACGCTGTTGATCCGCCGAACAGCGTTCAGTAGGGAGAGGCGAGTCAGTTACGTCAATTACTGGGTCAGGAGTGACCGTTTTAACTTCCAGAACTCGTTCGTGCCTTGA
- a CDS encoding carboxymuconolactone decarboxylase family protein, producing MTRDRNNESFPHGDALNLPEQTRFQRGWDTLRTVDGEGGEAVIESLRDVSPDLGRMVVEFAFGDVISRPGLDLKSREIATVAALTALGNARPQLKVHIHGALNVGCTREEVVETIMQMAVYAGMPAALNGMFAAKEVFAERDDQPNT from the coding sequence ATGACTCGAGACCGCAACAACGAAAGCTTTCCTCACGGAGATGCCTTGAACCTCCCTGAACAGACGCGCTTCCAACGCGGTTGGGACACGCTGCGGACTGTGGACGGCGAGGGAGGCGAGGCCGTGATCGAGAGCCTGCGCGACGTTTCGCCCGATCTGGGCCGTATGGTCGTTGAGTTTGCTTTTGGGGACGTCATCTCACGGCCTGGCCTGGACCTGAAGTCGCGTGAAATCGCTACGGTGGCGGCCCTGACGGCGCTGGGCAACGCCCGGCCTCAGCTCAAGGTGCATATCCACGGTGCCCTCAATGTTGGATGCACGCGGGAAGAGGTGGTGGAGACGATCATGCAGATGGCGGTATACGCGGGGATGCCCGCTGCCCTGAACGGCATGTTTGCGGCCAAGGAAGTCTTTGCTGAACGGGACGACCAGCCCAACACCTAG
- a CDS encoding phosphotransferase yields the protein MPQVIIWHPDGRRVLRGAHGWPAVTSEKPGQLKETAERQFNLQLWPLHEGGFTPNREILPQFRALTADPPPGLTWEEADSTSVLHGREWQRPSWPEWATQLLDTALDRVGWKRIGDLSPIHSWDLATVIRAETNAGRVYFKMAETGREASVTALLSQTLPGLVPPLLCTDVEKGVLVSASGGELLDGVGQVEAWEEVAQRLAQFQQKGDPVALAALGCPTYPLAEMAERIDAFLGDLPTLRDWGVEEESLSTLTEARPAVRAAFRNLTALGLPDLPAHRDAHPRNALHGERGGVWFDWSEAASAAHPFMDAGWFLWWTLGKPNLPVSQPYTDLSTRLVSTYLTALGCPDASKLFLKGVSLALLHRAVIYDSRFRHWEGTVHGWRPLYVPYYLRQAVRELIRL from the coding sequence ATGCCCCAAGTGATCATCTGGCACCCTGATGGGCGAAGGGTGCTGCGCGGAGCGCACGGATGGCCAGCAGTGACCTCCGAGAAACCCGGGCAGCTCAAGGAGACCGCCGAACGCCAATTCAACCTCCAGCTCTGGCCGCTCCATGAAGGGGGATTCACGCCGAACCGGGAGATACTTCCTCAATTCCGGGCCTTGACGGCAGATCCTCCACCAGGACTGACATGGGAGGAGGCCGACTCAACCTCTGTTCTCCATGGGCGTGAGTGGCAGCGCCCCAGCTGGCCGGAGTGGGCCACGCAGCTTCTGGACACAGCGCTTGACCGAGTGGGATGGAAGCGAATAGGGGACCTTTCCCCCATCCACAGCTGGGACCTCGCGACTGTGATCCGAGCAGAAACAAACGCCGGAAGGGTCTACTTCAAGATGGCCGAAACGGGACGGGAGGCAAGCGTTACGGCCCTGTTGTCGCAGACGCTCCCCGGCTTGGTCCCACCACTCCTGTGTACTGACGTCGAGAAAGGTGTCCTGGTAAGCGCCTCCGGGGGCGAGCTGCTGGACGGCGTCGGTCAGGTGGAAGCCTGGGAGGAAGTGGCGCAGAGGCTGGCTCAGTTTCAGCAGAAGGGCGACCCCGTCGCCCTCGCCGCACTTGGATGTCCGACTTACCCGTTGGCTGAGATGGCAGAGCGGATAGACGCCTTTCTCGGTGACCTACCCACGCTACGAGACTGGGGAGTAGAGGAAGAATCCCTTTCTACCCTCACCGAAGCCCGGCCAGCAGTGCGTGCCGCGTTTCGCAACCTCACTGCCTTGGGCCTGCCGGATCTTCCCGCCCACAGAGACGCTCATCCCCGGAATGCCCTGCATGGTGAGCGCGGTGGCGTCTGGTTCGATTGGAGCGAAGCCGCCTCCGCGGCACATCCCTTCATGGACGCCGGGTGGTTTCTCTGGTGGACGCTTGGCAAGCCTAACCTTCCTGTGTCGCAGCCGTATACCGACCTCAGTACCCGACTGGTGTCAACGTACCTGACCGCGCTGGGTTGCCCGGATGCCAGTAAACTTTTCTTGAAGGGAGTGTCCCTGGCCCTGCTCCACCGGGCAGTAATCTATGACTCGCGCTTTCGTCATTGGGAAGGCACAGTCCATGGCTGGCGGCCTTTGTATGTACCCTATTACCTAAGGCAGGCTGTGCGGGAACTCATTCGCCTTTGA
- a CDS encoding transposase, whose product MPGRTHSREFKLDIVNQVDGGQKTTAQLCREHALSPSLIHRWRKEVEVRGEMAFTDQAKPDQSLEQRIAELERFCGQLSLENTILKKSLATYRSKQGTK is encoded by the coding sequence ATGCCCGGACGTACCCACAGCCGTGAGTTCAAGCTCGACATCGTGAATCAAGTTGACGGGGGTCAAAAGACGACCGCTCAGCTCTGCCGAGAACACGCTCTCTCGCCCAGTCTGATCCACCGCTGGCGGAAGGAGGTCGAGGTGCGTGGGGAAATGGCCTTCACCGACCAGGCCAAGCCCGACCAGTCGTTGGAACAGCGAATCGCCGAGTTGGAACGGTTTTGCGGGCAGTTGTCGTTGGAGAACACAATCCTAAAAAAGTCGTTGGCGACGTACCGCTCGAAACAAGGCACCAAATGA
- a CDS encoding TetR/AcrR family transcriptional regulator, which yields MIRNRTVILDTAQRHFQRYGIGTSLDAIAKEAGIGPGTLYRHFPTREALLASVLQLHSQELVARRATLIQIAAPDEALQQWLSALEDYLNAFNGLPEPLMAAARASAPDSPLTYPCDQLIAMTDEFLRGAQHAGQVRAEVQSRDLFLAIAAVAWIRGEGSTDDGALKRLRHLIQNGYQRSATTESQP from the coding sequence GTGATCCGCAACCGCACAGTCATCCTGGACACGGCGCAGCGTCACTTCCAGAGGTACGGCATCGGCACCTCACTCGATGCCATCGCCAAGGAAGCAGGAATCGGACCGGGGACGCTCTACCGTCATTTCCCGACCCGTGAGGCCCTGCTGGCCTCAGTCCTACAGCTCCACTCCCAGGAATTGGTCGCCCGACGCGCAACCCTGATCCAGATCGCAGCCCCAGATGAGGCCCTACAGCAGTGGTTAAGCGCCCTGGAAGACTACCTCAATGCCTTCAACGGCCTGCCCGAACCCCTGATGGCGGCAGCCCGGGCAAGTGCACCAGACAGTCCATTAACTTACCCCTGCGATCAGCTGATCGCCATGACGGATGAGTTCCTCAGGGGAGCTCAACATGCAGGTCAGGTGCGTGCTGAGGTGCAGTCGCGTGACCTGTTCCTGGCCATAGCGGCCGTGGCCTGGATCCGCGGAGAAGGGTCAACGGATGACGGCGCACTCAAGCGTCTACGTCACCTCATTCAGAATGGGTATCAACGCTCAGCCACAACCGAGAGTCAACCGTGA
- a CDS encoding DHA2 family efflux MFS transporter permease subunit, with protein MITQPLSAPATAGQGTRNRAIILVLLIASFVVVLNETIMNVALPTMITEFRVTAGVAQWLATAFMLTMAVVIPTTGFLMQRLSSRTVFFLAMGTFTAGTLLAAAAPTFEVLLLARVVQAIGTAIMLPLLFTTVMTLIPAERRGAVMGSISIVIAVAPALGPTVSGLILQSMSWRFMFVFVLPFSLAALIFGARTLINFSEPRRLSLDVASLPLSALGFGGLVYALSRLGESSAGLRDPLVSVPLVLSVLSLALFVWRQQVLQRRDAPLLDFRALGYPVFTLGVVLIMLLAVVFFGGAILLPLYLQEVRGLSTLQTGLLVLPGGVLMGALAPTIGRLYDRHGPALLAVPGGILLTLSLWSLSRITAETGVPVLVALHLFMSLGLAMTFTPLFTAATSPLPVRLYSHGSAIMNTLQQVAGAAGTALLITVMTGRTTRAVAEGVALPLARAEGVRAAFSVVTGVALVLALLAVLMRRASPPAGADADATRVHAGH; from the coding sequence ATGATTACTCAGCCCCTTTCTGCTCCTGCGACCGCAGGCCAAGGCACGCGCAACCGCGCCATCATCCTGGTGCTCCTCATCGCCTCGTTCGTCGTCGTGCTGAACGAAACCATCATGAACGTGGCCCTGCCGACCATGATCACCGAGTTTCGCGTCACCGCGGGCGTTGCGCAGTGGCTGGCCACCGCCTTTATGCTGACCATGGCCGTGGTTATTCCAACGACGGGCTTTCTGATGCAGCGCCTGTCCTCGCGCACTGTGTTCTTTCTGGCGATGGGTACCTTCACGGCAGGCACACTGCTGGCCGCTGCCGCGCCCACCTTTGAGGTGCTCCTGCTGGCTCGGGTCGTGCAGGCGATCGGTACGGCCATCATGCTTCCGCTCCTGTTCACCACGGTCATGACATTGATCCCTGCTGAGCGGCGCGGCGCCGTGATGGGGAGCATCAGTATCGTCATCGCCGTCGCTCCCGCCCTGGGGCCAACCGTCAGCGGACTGATTCTCCAATCCATGTCCTGGCGTTTCATGTTTGTGTTCGTTCTGCCCTTTTCACTGGCTGCCCTGATCTTCGGTGCACGGACGCTCATCAACTTCAGTGAGCCGCGGCGGCTCTCCCTGGACGTGGCCTCGCTGCCCCTGTCCGCGCTGGGCTTCGGCGGTCTGGTGTACGCGCTGAGTCGCCTGGGTGAATCATCAGCGGGCCTTCGTGACCCGCTGGTCAGCGTGCCACTCGTGCTTAGTGTGCTGAGCCTCGCGCTGTTCGTCTGGCGGCAGCAGGTCCTCCAGCGCCGGGACGCGCCACTCCTGGATTTTCGTGCGCTGGGGTATCCCGTGTTCACCTTGGGCGTCGTGCTCATCATGCTGCTGGCGGTGGTCTTTTTCGGCGGCGCCATCCTGCTCCCGCTCTACCTCCAGGAGGTTCGCGGTCTAAGCACCCTTCAAACTGGACTTCTGGTTCTGCCCGGTGGGGTGCTGATGGGCGCGCTTGCTCCCACCATCGGCCGCCTGTATGACCGCCACGGCCCCGCCCTGCTGGCCGTTCCCGGGGGGATCCTCCTGACGCTGTCGCTCTGGAGTTTGAGCCGGATCACCGCCGAAACGGGCGTTCCCGTTCTGGTGGCCCTACACCTCTTCATGAGCCTGGGGCTGGCCATGACCTTTACCCCACTGTTTACTGCGGCGACCAGTCCGCTGCCGGTCCGACTGTACTCGCACGGCAGCGCCATCATGAATACGCTTCAGCAGGTGGCGGGTGCCGCTGGGACCGCGCTGCTCATCACAGTGATGACTGGGCGAACCACACGCGCGGTGGCCGAAGGGGTGGCTTTGCCGCTCGCCCGCGCCGAAGGCGTCCGGGCCGCCTTCAGCGTCGTGACGGGGGTTGCTCTTGTCCTGGCGCTGCTGGCGGTACTCATGCGCCGCGCCTCCCCGCCTGCTGGCGCTGATGCTGACGCAACGCGCGTTCACGCCGGGCACTAA
- a CDS encoding PulJ/GspJ family protein, with product MNGTYRTQGLTLLEVMIAISIFSVIMVTVLSILPTVFKVNSHTAKSQDASLYARTVIEQTRNYWLTKVTPAPGTADAYPYFTSGAFPSDLPTVPSSLTCDPLSTSTLPTVNPPTPIARRRLTVSCTPQGSTAQVFVVEIGRP from the coding sequence GTGAACGGCACTTATCGGACTCAAGGACTTACCTTGCTGGAAGTGATGATCGCCATCAGCATCTTTTCAGTTATTATGGTTACTGTACTTAGCATCCTACCCACTGTATTTAAAGTAAACTCCCATACTGCCAAAAGCCAGGATGCCAGCCTATACGCCAGGACAGTGATTGAGCAAACTCGCAATTACTGGTTAACAAAAGTGACTCCTGCGCCAGGAACCGCCGATGCATATCCCTATTTTACATCCGGTGCTTTTCCCAGCGATCTACCTACGGTTCCGTCTAGCCTTACCTGCGACCCCCTAAGCACCAGCACGCTACCCACCGTGAACCCACCCACACCTATTGCTCGTCGCCGCCTCACTGTAAGCTGCACGCCTCAGGGCAGTACTGCACAGGTCTTTGTCGTTGAGATTGGGAGACCCTAA
- a CDS encoding response regulator, which translates to MDPHPSAFSLLLVDDDPADVLLAQMALDELNAPVKVEVSHNGVLALARLQSDPKPDLVLMDMNMPILTGLEVLLRLRHTLQGARVVLWSSGWKAQDEPAVMAAGAEAYLRKPALYSELLTLLKSLTQGTK; encoded by the coding sequence GTGGATCCCCATCCGAGTGCCTTCTCCCTACTCCTGGTTGACGATGATCCGGCGGACGTTCTTCTGGCGCAGATGGCCTTGGATGAACTGAATGCGCCGGTGAAGGTGGAGGTCTCGCATAACGGGGTGTTGGCCTTGGCACGCCTACAGAGTGACCCCAAGCCTGACCTGGTGTTGATGGACATGAATATGCCGATACTCACAGGACTCGAGGTGCTGCTCAGGCTCAGACACACTCTGCAGGGCGCGCGCGTGGTCCTGTGGAGTTCAGGCTGGAAAGCGCAGGATGAGCCAGCGGTCATGGCCGCTGGCGCCGAGGCGTACCTCCGCAAACCTGCACTATACAGCGAGTTGCTGACGCTGCTGAAGTCACTGACTCAAGGAACCAAGTAG
- a CDS encoding LLM class flavin-dependent oxidoreductase produces MTLAVPLSLLDLTRVHPEEPAAEGIARSVRLARTADRLGYHRLWFAEHHNAPTIASSATSLMIQHVVAQTENLRVGAGGIMLPNHSPLVIAEQFGMLETLYPGRIDLGLGRAPGTDGATMRALRRDGREAERFPQDVLELHGYLSANSRISGVNAYPGAGTHVPLYILGSSLFGAQLAAQFGLPYAFASHFAPTALNDAARIYRETFDPSGPLAGPDAKPHFIAAANVIAADDTTTALDQRRRAEDGWLQAFLGRGQSLSPEDLRAVRGHPQAQQILGMLDRTIVGTQSDVVSGLEALVREVQADELILVNLAVAEEHQHRTLELLAPAAAS; encoded by the coding sequence ATGACTCTTGCTGTTCCACTCTCGCTGCTTGACCTCACCCGGGTCCATCCAGAAGAACCTGCCGCTGAAGGTATCGCCCGGAGTGTGCGGCTGGCCCGCACAGCCGACCGGCTCGGGTATCACCGCCTGTGGTTTGCCGAGCACCACAACGCGCCGACCATTGCCTCGTCCGCCACTTCCCTGATGATTCAGCATGTAGTCGCGCAAACCGAGAATCTGCGGGTGGGTGCGGGCGGAATCATGCTGCCCAATCACTCACCGCTGGTGATCGCCGAGCAATTCGGCATGCTGGAAACGCTCTATCCAGGCCGCATTGATCTGGGCCTTGGTCGCGCCCCCGGAACAGATGGGGCGACCATGCGTGCCCTGCGGCGCGACGGACGTGAAGCGGAACGGTTTCCCCAAGACGTCCTTGAGCTGCACGGCTATCTCAGTGCCAACTCGCGTATCTCTGGCGTGAATGCCTACCCCGGTGCGGGAACCCACGTGCCGCTGTACATCCTCGGGTCGTCGCTGTTCGGCGCACAACTGGCCGCCCAGTTCGGCCTGCCCTACGCTTTCGCCTCACATTTTGCTCCCACAGCGCTCAATGATGCGGCCCGGATTTACCGGGAGACATTCGACCCCAGTGGGCCTCTCGCAGGGCCGGATGCGAAACCGCACTTCATCGCCGCTGCGAACGTCATTGCTGCGGACGACACCACTACGGCTCTTGACCAGCGGAGGCGGGCGGAAGACGGCTGGCTCCAGGCGTTTCTGGGCCGTGGACAGTCGCTGAGTCCGGAGGACCTCAGGGCGGTGCGGGGACACCCTCAGGCGCAGCAGATTCTGGGAATGCTTGACCGCACCATTGTTGGCACGCAGTCAGACGTGGTAAGTGGCCTTGAAGCATTGGTCAGGGAAGTGCAGGCCGATGAGCTTATCTTGGTCAACTTGGCTGTTGCCGAAGAGCACCAGCACCGCACGCTCGAACTGCTGGCCCCTGCTGCAGCTTCCTGA
- a CDS encoding response regulator transcription factor, with product MQAHILVIEDNSDIAQVIQYELQEGGWSVATAPNGITGLLRARETPPHLVILDLGLPDFDGAEVARRLRKTTHVPIIVLTAIDAVDRKVELLEAGANDYVTKPFHPEELLARVKVQLRQKSDDLLSFGALQIRPERRQVIFEGKEVHLSPKEFELLLLLSRQPGRVYSREEITSEIWRGELSSTSNVVDVHFGNLRRKLRNVAGRSSIRTVRGRGYALRSPA from the coding sequence ATGCAAGCCCATATCCTCGTGATCGAAGACAATTCAGATATCGCTCAAGTCATTCAGTACGAACTCCAGGAGGGTGGATGGAGCGTCGCTACTGCTCCCAATGGCATCACCGGTCTGCTCCGAGCCCGTGAGACACCTCCACACCTGGTCATTCTCGACCTGGGCCTTCCTGACTTTGACGGTGCGGAGGTGGCACGCCGCCTGCGCAAAACCACGCATGTTCCCATCATTGTCCTGACAGCAATCGATGCGGTGGACCGCAAGGTAGAGCTGCTAGAGGCTGGGGCCAACGATTACGTCACCAAGCCGTTCCACCCGGAAGAACTGCTCGCCCGGGTCAAAGTCCAGCTTCGGCAGAAGAGCGACGACCTTCTTTCATTCGGGGCCCTGCAGATCCGCCCCGAACGGCGTCAGGTCATCTTTGAGGGCAAGGAAGTCCATCTTTCGCCGAAGGAGTTTGAGTTGCTGCTGCTGCTCTCACGGCAGCCGGGGCGGGTATACTCCCGGGAAGAAATCACCAGTGAAATCTGGAGGGGAGAACTTTCCAGTACCTCCAACGTTGTGGATGTTCACTTCGGCAACTTGCGGCGCAAGCTGCGAAACGTTGCCGGTCGAAGCTCCATCCGTACTGTCCGTGGTAGGGGATACGCCTTGAGATCCCCTGCCTGA
- a CDS encoding MerR family transcriptional regulator → MDESWTVQEAAERTGLSAHTLRYYERIGLLDPPRREPSGHRRYTEADLSRVVFFLRLRATGMSIQGMQRFADLARQGEATVGRRRALLEDHRQEVQQKIAALQQELRAIETKIDHYRKLEAHPPRHEAHNGRDTSHPQGNANGGVSATRNLLKLGKA, encoded by the coding sequence ATGGACGAGAGCTGGACAGTTCAGGAAGCGGCGGAGCGAACGGGCTTGAGTGCCCATACCCTGCGTTATTACGAACGCATCGGTCTGCTCGACCCACCTCGGCGGGAGCCGAGCGGCCACCGCCGGTATACGGAAGCCGACCTGTCGCGGGTGGTGTTCTTCCTTCGGCTGCGTGCGACGGGCATGTCCATCCAGGGGATGCAGCGTTTTGCAGATCTGGCGCGCCAGGGCGAGGCGACGGTCGGGCGTCGGCGGGCGCTGTTGGAGGACCATCGGCAGGAGGTGCAGCAGAAAATCGCAGCGTTGCAGCAGGAGCTGCGGGCCATTGAGACCAAGATTGACCACTACCGTAAATTGGAAGCCCATCCTCCACGTCATGAGGCGCATAACGGCCGTGACACCTCACACCCCCAGGGCAACGCAAACGGCGGAGTCTCGGCAACTCGGAACCTTTTGAAGCTGGGCAAAGCCTGA
- a CDS encoding response regulator, with protein MPPQTPLTSLLLVEDNAAHALLLAAALEELAVAYQLEVIVNGFHAAARLQLPPLPDIVLMDMHLPRMNGVEVIQALGGRLMEVNVVLWSAAHNPLAAVEAAAVGVDPYLEKPSTSRRSLEVLGRVLTLQRLPLGFRVAAWERHQGQG; from the coding sequence ATGCCCCCTCAAACCCCTCTCACTTCACTGCTCCTGGTGGAGGACAACGCTGCACACGCTCTGCTCTTGGCAGCGGCGCTTGAGGAGTTGGCGGTTGCGTATCAGCTGGAAGTCATCGTGAACGGTTTTCACGCCGCCGCACGCTTGCAGTTGCCCCCTCTGCCGGACATCGTCTTGATGGACATGCACCTGCCGCGGATGAACGGAGTGGAGGTAATCCAGGCACTGGGTGGGCGGTTGATGGAGGTGAATGTGGTGCTGTGGAGCGCAGCTCATAACCCCCTGGCTGCGGTGGAAGCAGCGGCGGTCGGGGTTGATCCCTATCTGGAGAAACCCAGCACCTCCAGGAGGTCACTGGAGGTGCTGGGCCGAGTCCTGACCCTCCAGAGACTTCCCTTGGGATTCAGGGTTGCTGCCTGGGAGCGTCACCAAGGGCAGGGGTGA
- a CDS encoding NAD-dependent epimerase/dehydratase family protein: MPAPKSVFVTGATGFIGSRLVPRLLKRGHHVTALARRPEQAGHLRALGVQLLRGDVTQPESLTEGMQGADWLLHLANHYSLHERDESIYTRVNVVGNRNVMRAALEAGVGKVVHVSSGVSYGISPDQPLREDSRVGPFPNAYWRTKHLGDEEVWHLHRQGLPVTAVYPGGVVGANDPNATGAWIRRLAQRRQPVRAFEDRGFTYVAVDDVAEAIVLAAEREDNVGERYLIGREFLTNRAFVELVAELAGSPLPPLVLPDRLAHLNAALLGRLEAWMGVRPVMDFTPSSARHLAAGFRFGSEKAERELGLQYTPVREAVAQDLATFRPSAR, from the coding sequence ATGCCTGCACCCAAATCAGTTTTTGTAACCGGCGCGACCGGCTTTATCGGCTCCCGCCTCGTTCCTCGTCTCCTTAAGCGCGGTCATCACGTCACCGCCCTTGCGCGTCGTCCTGAGCAGGCCGGGCATCTCCGCGCGCTGGGCGTCCAGCTTCTACGGGGGGACGTCACACAGCCTGAAAGCTTGACAGAGGGTATGCAGGGCGCGGACTGGCTGCTCCACCTTGCCAACCACTACTCGCTGCACGAGCGCGATGAGAGCATATACACCCGCGTGAACGTGGTGGGCAACCGCAATGTCATGCGGGCCGCCCTGGAGGCCGGGGTTGGCAAGGTGGTGCACGTCAGTTCAGGGGTGAGTTACGGGATTTCACCCGATCAGCCCCTTCGAGAAGACAGCCGCGTTGGTCCCTTCCCGAATGCGTACTGGCGTACCAAGCACTTGGGGGATGAGGAGGTATGGCACCTTCACCGCCAGGGCTTGCCTGTCACCGCGGTATATCCAGGAGGGGTGGTGGGGGCGAACGATCCCAACGCGACGGGCGCGTGGATTCGGCGGCTGGCTCAGCGACGTCAGCCTGTGCGGGCGTTTGAGGACCGCGGCTTCACGTACGTTGCTGTTGACGACGTGGCGGAAGCCATCGTGCTTGCCGCCGAGCGGGAGGACAATGTGGGTGAGCGGTACCTGATTGGGCGGGAATTTCTGACCAACCGCGCTTTCGTGGAACTTGTCGCGGAACTGGCGGGGAGTCCGCTGCCCCCCCTTGTACTGCCAGATCGCCTGGCACACCTAAATGCGGCGTTGCTGGGGAGACTGGAGGCGTGGATGGGGGTGCGGCCGGTTATGGACTTTACCCCCAGCAGTGCCCGTCACCTTGCGGCGGGATTTCGCTTTGGTTCTGAGAAGGCGGAGCGGGAGCTCGGCCTGCAGTACACGCCTGTGCGGGAAGCTGTGGCGCAGGACCTCGCTACCTTTCGGCCGTCTGCGCGCTGA